One genomic window of Gammaproteobacteria bacterium includes the following:
- a CDS encoding EAL domain-containing protein, with product ETGLPPEFLELELTESTIMRNAGETIAALQQFKRMSISLSIDDFGSGYSSLSYLKRFPLDTLKIDASFVRDITDDADDKSITTAIIAMAHGLGLKVIAEGVETETQLAFLRKHGCDEVQGFFFSKPLPVDECAELICAPRPFASKASLG from the coding sequence CCGAGACCGGACTGCCGCCGGAATTTCTGGAGCTGGAGCTGACCGAAAGCACCATCATGCGTAACGCGGGGGAAACGATCGCTGCCCTGCAACAGTTCAAGCGGATGAGCATCAGCCTGTCGATCGACGATTTCGGCAGCGGCTATTCGTCGCTTAGCTATCTCAAGCGTTTTCCGCTGGACACCCTGAAGATCGATGCCTCGTTCGTGCGGGATATTACCGACGATGCCGATGACAAATCGATCACCACGGCGATCATCGCGATGGCGCACGGCCTGGGTCTGAAAGTCATCGCGGAGGGTGTGGAGACCGAGACCCAGCTCGCGTTCCTGCGCAAGCACGGCTGCGACGAGGTGCAGGGTTTCTTTTTCAGCAAGCCACTGCCCGTGGATGAATGCGCGGAGTTGATTTGCGCCCCGCGCCCATTTGCCAGTAAGGCGTCGCTCGGATGA